The Sediminispirochaeta smaragdinae DSM 11293 genome has a segment encoding these proteins:
- a CDS encoding IMPACT family protein: MLEPKEAAEAEIEIKKSRFIALAQRVSGAEEVRRRIKETRELHPGANHVVHAFVTSGGDIFGMSDDREPKGTAGRPVLEVVRGSGIDNLLVMVVRYFGGTKLGTGGLVKAYTEAAQAVLKVLPTRPLIESISFRVVLSYDQYEPIKKELGPLLLEPPKETFMEQVIITGKIASKDADWAAGVVSEISAGRSTLEILDKDSSGSA; the protein is encoded by the coding sequence ATGCTTGAACCCAAAGAAGCTGCCGAGGCCGAAATTGAGATCAAGAAAAGCCGTTTCATCGCCCTGGCACAGCGGGTCTCCGGTGCCGAGGAGGTCCGTCGGCGCATCAAAGAGACAAGGGAGCTTCATCCAGGAGCAAATCATGTCGTCCATGCCTTTGTCACCTCAGGAGGTGATATCTTCGGTATGAGTGACGACCGGGAACCAAAAGGAACTGCGGGCAGGCCCGTACTTGAGGTGGTCAGAGGCAGCGGTATCGACAACCTTCTGGTAATGGTCGTTCGTTACTTTGGAGGCACAAAATTGGGAACCGGAGGGTTGGTAAAGGCCTACACCGAAGCGGCTCAGGCGGTGCTCAAGGTCCTACCGACACGGCCTTTGATTGAAAGCATCAGTTTCAGAGTAGTTCTTTCCTACGATCAATATGAGCCAATAAAAAAAGAGCTTGGACCATTGCTCCTGGAGCCACCGAAAGAGACCTTTATGGAGCAGGTTATCATCACGGGCAAGATCGCCAGCAAGGATGCCGATTGGGCTGCGGGGGTGGTCAGCGAGATCAGTGCAGGCAGATCAACCCTTGAAATTCTCGACAAGGACAGCAGCGGTTCAGCTTAG
- a CDS encoding esterase/lipase family protein, whose protein sequence is MEMRASGRPIRNNFPIVLVYGFMGYVELPFSGFHHWGGTIDLAEELRKAGYTVYVAPIGPVSSLHDRACELYSFIKGGRVDYGAAHSAAAGHNRWGRNYPGVFPQWGEFDPNSGSPRKVHLICHSMGGQTARVLAHLLGDREWIASVFTISTPHDGTTLTYRYHDPGRMIKLFASLLVLQSDKQDDPVFDMQLEHWKGATEPGETLSAFLERVIKDDAWLGTKDFGFYDLTPKGAAEINRETPALPGIYYFSLATSRTQYDEKRDRWIPAPGMLLPLRSTARSIGSCIPESGKDSLWEGTDASWRENDGLVNTISMDGPSLSSCDPIRRWSLDRMEVPDVGVWNFLGTLGLDHWQVHLQLPVGSTCPEGYDSLLDYYIDICSFLRALPPVPIIGG, encoded by the coding sequence ATGGAAATGAGAGCAAGCGGGCGTCCTATACGAAACAACTTCCCCATTGTCCTTGTGTACGGCTTCATGGGGTACGTTGAGCTTCCTTTTTCCGGCTTCCACCATTGGGGCGGAACCATAGACCTGGCCGAAGAGCTCCGAAAGGCGGGATATACGGTATACGTAGCCCCCATTGGCCCTGTATCGAGCCTCCATGATCGGGCATGTGAGTTATATTCCTTCATAAAGGGGGGAAGGGTGGACTATGGTGCTGCCCATTCCGCCGCCGCCGGCCATAATCGATGGGGCAGGAATTATCCGGGGGTTTTCCCCCAGTGGGGTGAGTTCGATCCGAATAGCGGTAGCCCCCGCAAGGTCCATCTGATCTGCCACAGCATGGGAGGACAAACCGCCCGTGTATTGGCACACCTGCTCGGCGACCGGGAGTGGATCGCTTCGGTTTTTACCATCTCCACCCCTCACGACGGAACAACTCTGACCTACCGTTACCACGATCCCGGGAGGATGATAAAGCTCTTTGCCTCTTTACTTGTCTTACAGAGTGATAAACAGGATGATCCTGTTTTTGATATGCAGTTGGAGCATTGGAAGGGGGCAACGGAACCGGGAGAGACCCTTTCCGCCTTTCTTGAGCGGGTAATCAAGGACGATGCATGGTTGGGAACAAAGGATTTTGGCTTTTACGATCTTACACCAAAGGGTGCGGCGGAAATAAACAGGGAGACTCCGGCCCTTCCTGGTATCTATTACTTTTCGCTTGCCACTAGTCGGACCCAATATGATGAAAAGCGTGATCGATGGATACCGGCACCGGGTATGCTGCTTCCTCTTCGTAGTACGGCTCGATCCATCGGCTCTTGCATCCCGGAAAGCGGAAAGGATTCCTTATGGGAAGGAACGGATGCCTCATGGCGGGAGAACGACGGATTAGTCAACACCATCAGTATGGATGGCCCATCTCTTTCTTCCTGCGATCCAATTCGACGCTGGTCCCTGGACCGAATGGAAGTTCCTGATGTGGGAGTGTGGAATTTCCTCGGTACCCTTGGTTTGGATCATTGGCAGGTCCATCTTCAATTGCCTGTTGGGAGCACCTGTCCCGAGGGCTACGATTCGCTTCTTGATTATTATATCGATATCTGTTCCTTTCTCAGGGCTCTTCCCCCCGTCCCCATCATAGGCGGCTAA
- the aroF gene encoding 3-deoxy-7-phosphoheptulonate synthase — protein sequence MIVVLKQNISPENKEHARQFLSRKGFSVREIVGEEETILGAVGKARIDQREVELLPGVDRVIPISKPYKLASRELKKQDTIVPVGRVRIGGNRVVVIAGPCAVESREQIMEAAQAVREGGAVLLRGGAFKPRTSPYSFQGLGEEGLKLLKEAGEKYDLPIVTEIVGTDYADLMNDYVDVFQIGARNMQNFELLKRVGSLGKPVILKRGLSATIEEWLMAAEYLMAHGSDNVILCERGIRTFETYTRNTLDLSAIPVVKKLSHLPVLVDPSHGTGLREKVHPMALAAVAAGADGLMVEVHPHPEQALSDGPQSLLPDQFEKLMRDLQALSPVIEREIERVPVSIASPTVSVNGKSSGKIAFQGMHGAYSERAIVRYFGEEASTLPCPSFRSVFETVLSGQVRFGVVPIENSLAGTIYENIDLLQQYPDITIVGEQKVRIIHNLIGQKGADIAEVRKVFSHPQGLAQCSAFFDRHPEMERVPFYDTAGAVATVSQMNDPQCAAIAGEEAAKTYNMEILQKGIETNPRNYTRFFVVTRSDDPITALRERVNMAAVSFATPDQPGALFACLKVFADNGLNMKKLESRPIEGKPWQYRFFVALEVTDEEVLKKSLTALEPVSDDLRFLGVYESR from the coding sequence ATGATTGTTGTACTGAAACAAAATATATCTCCCGAAAATAAAGAACATGCCCGGCAGTTTCTCTCCCGGAAAGGGTTTTCGGTGAGGGAGATCGTCGGTGAAGAGGAAACTATCCTCGGTGCTGTTGGAAAAGCTCGGATCGATCAACGTGAAGTCGAACTGCTGCCTGGGGTTGACCGGGTCATTCCGATAAGCAAACCATACAAACTTGCAAGTCGTGAGTTGAAAAAGCAGGATACCATTGTCCCGGTAGGCCGGGTCAGGATCGGCGGTAACCGTGTCGTCGTTATTGCCGGACCTTGTGCCGTGGAGTCTCGTGAACAGATTATGGAAGCCGCCCAGGCGGTCCGTGAAGGCGGGGCTGTCTTGCTTCGCGGCGGGGCATTTAAACCTCGAACCAGTCCCTACTCCTTTCAGGGCCTTGGAGAAGAGGGGTTGAAACTCCTTAAGGAAGCGGGGGAAAAGTACGACCTTCCGATCGTGACCGAGATTGTGGGAACCGACTACGCCGACCTGATGAACGATTATGTCGATGTTTTTCAGATCGGAGCCAGAAATATGCAGAATTTTGAGCTCCTGAAACGGGTTGGGTCTCTGGGAAAGCCTGTTATCCTGAAGCGGGGGCTTTCCGCTACCATTGAGGAATGGCTGATGGCGGCGGAGTACCTTATGGCTCACGGCAGCGATAATGTGATTCTATGTGAACGGGGAATCAGGACGTTTGAGACCTATACCAGAAACACCCTTGACCTCTCTGCTATTCCCGTGGTTAAGAAATTGAGCCATCTGCCGGTGCTGGTCGATCCCAGTCATGGCACGGGACTCAGGGAAAAGGTCCATCCCATGGCTCTGGCCGCAGTTGCAGCAGGGGCGGACGGCCTCATGGTCGAGGTCCATCCCCATCCTGAACAGGCCCTCTCCGACGGCCCGCAGTCCCTTCTTCCTGATCAATTTGAAAAACTGATGCGTGATCTCCAGGCCCTGAGTCCTGTCATCGAACGGGAAATAGAACGGGTTCCGGTCTCGATTGCATCGCCGACTGTTTCCGTAAACGGAAAATCTTCCGGAAAGATCGCTTTTCAGGGAATGCATGGGGCCTACAGCGAACGGGCCATTGTGCGTTATTTTGGGGAAGAGGCATCCACGCTTCCTTGCCCCTCTTTCAGATCGGTTTTCGAAACGGTTTTAAGTGGGCAGGTTCGTTTCGGTGTGGTACCGATTGAGAATAGCCTGGCCGGTACCATCTACGAAAATATCGATCTTCTGCAGCAGTATCCCGATATCACCATTGTTGGGGAACAGAAGGTCCGGATCATCCATAACCTTATTGGGCAAAAAGGAGCGGATATCGCCGAAGTTCGTAAGGTCTTTAGTCATCCCCAGGGGCTTGCCCAATGTTCGGCATTTTTTGACAGGCATCCTGAGATGGAGCGGGTTCCTTTCTATGATACCGCCGGGGCTGTGGCCACGGTTTCTCAAATGAATGATCCGCAGTGTGCGGCTATTGCAGGGGAAGAGGCAGCAAAGACCTACAACATGGAGATCCTTCAGAAGGGGATCGAGACGAATCCGAGAAACTACACCCGCTTTTTCGTTGTTACGAGGAGCGATGATCCCATTACCGCTCTCCGGGAGAGGGTAAATATGGCTGCTGTTTCTTTTGCAACCCCGGATCAGCCAGGAGCCCTCTTTGCTTGTCTCAAGGTCTTTGCCGATAATGGTCTGAACATGAAAAAACTTGAAAGCCGTCCCATCGAGGGGAAACCGTGGCAGTATCGTTTTTTTGTTGCGCTTGAGGTCACAGAT
- a CDS encoding transglycosylase SLT domain-containing protein, translated as MVPITLTCAHIVSRNEMPPEPVADLVDVEAVSGAADEMSYSIDVAADDDIVLALYGNPMFHQQVKDFFTAETGSQRIADIVLQEAEENDIPPTLAFALAWVESRYRTDAVNRNSGSVDRGLFQLNSRSFPNLSEEQFFDPVTNAKEGLHYLRYCLDVGENRVVALAMYNAGRSRVTGKGTPKMTLDYISRILDYQEELNERFAHLHLREKSAVKEAGKVRYVLDRGKGSK; from the coding sequence ATGGTACCGATTACCCTTACCTGTGCTCATATTGTTTCCAGAAATGAGATGCCGCCGGAGCCGGTTGCCGATCTTGTTGATGTGGAAGCTGTTTCCGGTGCTGCGGATGAGATGTCTTATTCCATAGATGTGGCGGCGGATGATGATATTGTTCTTGCACTTTACGGTAATCCGATGTTTCATCAGCAAGTGAAGGATTTCTTTACCGCAGAAACCGGTTCTCAGCGTATCGCCGATATCGTCTTACAGGAGGCTGAGGAGAACGACATTCCCCCCACCCTTGCCTTTGCCCTTGCATGGGTGGAAAGCCGCTATCGAACCGATGCCGTAAACCGTAATTCCGGTTCCGTCGACAGAGGATTATTCCAACTGAATAGTCGTAGTTTTCCCAACCTTTCCGAAGAGCAGTTTTTTGATCCGGTGACAAATGCCAAGGAAGGCTTACACTATTTACGCTACTGCCTGGATGTCGGAGAAAATCGAGTGGTCGCTCTTGCCATGTATAATGCCGGGAGAAGCAGGGTCACTGGCAAGGGAACCCCGAAGATGACCTTGGATTACATATCAAGGATCCTTGATTATCAGGAAGAACTCAATGAGCGCTTTGCACATCTCCATCTCCGGGAAAAGAGTGCCGTGAAAGAGGCGGGGAAGGTTCGTTATGTACTTGACAGAGGGAAGGGAAGTAAATAG
- a CDS encoding aldo/keto reductase has protein sequence MGEKCKIPGGLGIGTWQFGDDPYWPGQQRKESLKAIDAALRAGIIHFDTAQVYGNGRAEQLIGQRLRKRNDELFLATKLFPCPPSSVEKRIALSRRRLFRESIDLLYIHWPKEGEDPRPMMEALESERRKGSIAGIGLSNFTVEQADKVLTVGKIDACQIGHSLLWRHAEGGIIPWCREHNIPVIAYAPLAQGLLAGSFEKIHSNKDDRRNKLLPMDPILSGALSRFLESFEHEADNIGVPPAGLALAWSLSRPFLQAVVVGARNRKQVEEAAAARSFMLPPQTEANLETISLRFRKACEELADFSAQDNIFGHGRKHA, from the coding sequence ATGGGAGAAAAATGCAAGATCCCGGGAGGATTGGGAATCGGGACCTGGCAATTCGGAGATGATCCTTACTGGCCCGGCCAGCAGAGGAAAGAAAGTCTGAAGGCAATAGATGCGGCCCTGCGGGCAGGCATCATTCATTTCGACACGGCGCAGGTGTACGGGAACGGCAGAGCCGAGCAATTGATCGGCCAACGTCTGAGAAAAAGGAACGACGAGCTTTTTCTGGCGACAAAGCTTTTTCCCTGTCCCCCTTCATCGGTGGAAAAGCGAATAGCATTGAGCCGGAGACGACTGTTTCGTGAGAGCATCGATCTGCTCTACATCCACTGGCCTAAAGAGGGAGAGGATCCGAGGCCGATGATGGAGGCTCTTGAAAGTGAACGTCGCAAAGGCAGTATTGCAGGAATCGGTCTAAGCAATTTCACTGTGGAGCAGGCGGATAAGGTTCTGACGGTGGGAAAGATCGATGCCTGCCAGATAGGCCACTCCCTTCTTTGGCGCCACGCCGAAGGGGGCATCATTCCGTGGTGCAGAGAGCACAACATCCCGGTTATAGCCTATGCCCCCCTTGCCCAGGGACTCCTTGCAGGATCCTTTGAAAAGATTCACAGCAACAAAGATGACAGGCGAAACAAGCTGCTTCCGATGGATCCTATCCTTTCCGGGGCCCTGAGCCGTTTTCTCGAATCCTTCGAACATGAGGCCGACAACATAGGAGTTCCACCCGCCGGGCTCGCCCTGGCCTGGAGTCTATCGCGGCCCTTTCTCCAGGCCGTCGTCGTCGGTGCCAGAAACAGAAAGCAGGTAGAGGAGGCCGCAGCCGCCCGATCCTTCATGCTGCCCCCGCAAACCGAGGCAAATTTGGAAACAATCTCTCTGCGTTTTAGAAAAGCATGCGAAGAGCTTGCGGATTTTTCGGCACAGGACAACATCTTCGGCCATGGGAGGAAGCATGCTTGA